In one window of Solanum pennellii chromosome 2, SPENNV200 DNA:
- the LOC107011629 gene encoding uncharacterized protein LOC107011629: MQHPPLFPFPVPSPENSRRNCVIAFTTPQNYAPRLSELIHLKGWTPLWCPTAIVESTEQTISSIHHYLNPQAGIDEPNSFLEEFSALAFTSRTGITAFSQALSINPTPPLTPNGEILTIAALGNDAELLDRDFIRKMCENPERIRVLVPSIATPSGLVEALGLGQGRKVLCPVPLVIGLNEPPVVPKFLDDLSKRGWIPLRLDAYETRWAGAKCAVDVVAKSEEECGFDAIVFTSTGEVEGLLKSLEEFGLDWSMVRRRCPRMVVAAHGPVTAAGAESLGVGIDVVSSNFGSFDGVVDALAHKWKSLQNQES, translated from the coding sequence ATGCAGCATCCTCCGCTATTTCCTTTTCCAGTTCCCAGCCCTGAAAACAGTAGAAGAAACTGTGTCATAGCTTTCACCACTCCCCAAAACTACGCACCAAGATTATCTGAACTCATACATCTCAAAGGATGGACACCCCTTTGGTGTCCTACCGCCATTGTTGAATCTACGGAACAAACAATCTCTTCCATTCATCACTACCTCAACCCACAAGCTGGTATCGATGAACCCAATTCGTTTCTTGAAGAATTTTCAGCTCTAGCGTTCACTTCAAGAACTGGGATTACTGCTTTTTCACAAGCTTTATCGATTAACCCCACACCCCCATTAACCCCAAATGGAGAAATTCTCACAATTGCAGCTTTGGGTAATGATGCTGAGCTTCTGGATCGAGATTTCATTCGAAAAATGTGTGAAAACCCTGAAAGAATTCGAGTTTTGGTTCCTTCAATTGCAACCCCATCTGGGTTAGTGGAGGCATTAGGATTAGGTCAAGGAAGAAAAGTGTTATGCCCAGTTCCATTAGTGATTGGGTTGAATGAACCACCTGTTGTGCCGAAATTCCTTGATGATTTATCGAAAAGGGGGTGGATTCCATTGAGATTAGACGCGTATGAGACGCGATGGGCAGGGGCAAAATGTGCTGTGGATGTGGTGGCAAAGAGTGAAGAAGAGTGTGGATTTGATGCTATTGTGTTTACTAGTACTGGAGAAGTGGAAGGtttgttgaagagtttggagGAATTCGGATTGGATTGGTCAATGGTGAGGAGGAGATGTCCAAGAATGGTGGTGGCAGCTCATGGCCCTGTTACAGCTGCTGGTGCTGAGAGTTTGGGTGTTGGCATTGATGTGGTAAGTTCAAATTTTGGTAGCTTTGATGGTGTTGTTGATGCATTAGCTCATAAATGGAAATCATTGCAAAATCAAGAATCTTGA
- the LOC107011630 gene encoding N-acylphosphatidylethanolamine synthase isoform X2, translated as MSGRTMEWAARANHLGGLPRKVVITAIGTFAKAVANLLNTTTVHNGDILIRLVRSRPAGVPLLTVSNHMSTLDDPVMWAFKGFPICDAKLARWVLAAEDICFKNTVLSYFFRIGKCIPITRGGGIYQEHMNEALDRLTEGAWVMPENYAFGRRPPVPLWNQEIKIVVGEPMEFNLPELREMALSQSRDSSSSSGQWPRNILGGLNEAAQKCLYMTISDQIRTTLENLRNFSKSYAKAEQ; from the exons ATGAGTGGCCGGACGATGGAATGGGCGGCGAGAGCAAACCACCTGGGGGGTTTACCTCGGAAAGTGGTGATCACGGCGATAGGTACTTTCGCTAAGGCGGTGGCCAATCTACTGAACACCACCACCGTGCACAACGGCGACATCCTTATCCGGCTAGTTCGATCCCGCCCAGCCGGCGTTCCTCTCCTCACCGTCAGCAATCACATGTCCAC TTTAGATGACCCAGTTATGTGGGCATTCAAAGGTTTTCCAATTTGTGATGCAAAGCTGGCTCGATGGGTACTGGCAGCGGAAGACATATGCTTTAAAAACACAGTATTGTCATACTTTTTCCGGATCG GGAAATGTATACCAATAACAAGAGGGGGTGGAATATATCAAGAACATATGAACGAAGCTCTTGATCGTTTGACTGAAGGAGCCTGG GTTATGCCTGAGAACTATGCTTTTGGGAGAAGACCTCCAGTCCCTTTATGGAACCAGGAGATAAAAATAGTTGTTGGTGAGCCAATGGAATTCAACCTTCCTGAACTGCGAGAGATGGCTCTATCTCAGTCTCGGGATTCATCATCTTCCAGTGGGCAGTGGCCAAGAAACATCCTCGGGGGATTGAACGAAGCAGCACAAAAATGTCTGTACATGACTATATCTGATCAAATCCGAACTACCTTGGAAAACTTAAGGAATTTTAGTAAATCCTATGCCAAGGCAGAGCAATAA
- the LOC107011630 gene encoding N-acylphosphatidylethanolamine synthase isoform X1 has product MSGRTMEWAARANHLGGLPRKVVITAIGTFAKAVANLLNTTTVHNGDILIRLVRSRPAGVPLLTVSNHMSTLDDPVMWAFKGFPICDAKLARWVLAAEDICFKNTVLSYFFRIGKCIPITRGGGIYQEHMNEALDRLTEGAWLHTFPEGKVCQEDAPIRRLKWGTASLIARAPVTPIVLPIIHHGFEKVMPENYAFGRRPPVPLWNQEIKIVVGEPMEFNLPELREMALSQSRDSSSSSGQWPRNILGGLNEAAQKCLYMTISDQIRTTLENLRNFSKSYAKAEQ; this is encoded by the exons ATGAGTGGCCGGACGATGGAATGGGCGGCGAGAGCAAACCACCTGGGGGGTTTACCTCGGAAAGTGGTGATCACGGCGATAGGTACTTTCGCTAAGGCGGTGGCCAATCTACTGAACACCACCACCGTGCACAACGGCGACATCCTTATCCGGCTAGTTCGATCCCGCCCAGCCGGCGTTCCTCTCCTCACCGTCAGCAATCACATGTCCAC TTTAGATGACCCAGTTATGTGGGCATTCAAAGGTTTTCCAATTTGTGATGCAAAGCTGGCTCGATGGGTACTGGCAGCGGAAGACATATGCTTTAAAAACACAGTATTGTCATACTTTTTCCGGATCG GGAAATGTATACCAATAACAAGAGGGGGTGGAATATATCAAGAACATATGAACGAAGCTCTTGATCGTTTGACTGAAGGAGCCTGG CTGCATACATTTCCAGAAGGGAAGGTCTGTCAAGAAGATGCTCCTATAAGACGATTGAAGTGGGGAACTGCCAGTCTCATTGCTCGTGCCCCCGTGACTCCAATTGTCTTGCCAATTATCCATCATGGTTTTGAAAAG GTTATGCCTGAGAACTATGCTTTTGGGAGAAGACCTCCAGTCCCTTTATGGAACCAGGAGATAAAAATAGTTGTTGGTGAGCCAATGGAATTCAACCTTCCTGAACTGCGAGAGATGGCTCTATCTCAGTCTCGGGATTCATCATCTTCCAGTGGGCAGTGGCCAAGAAACATCCTCGGGGGATTGAACGAAGCAGCACAAAAATGTCTGTACATGACTATATCTGATCAAATCCGAACTACCTTGGAAAACTTAAGGAATTTTAGTAAATCCTATGCCAAGGCAGAGCAATAA
- the LOC107011711 gene encoding C-type lectin receptor-like tyrosine-protein kinase At1g52310 isoform X2 — protein sequence MMAVKLLFPLFLLSCFLLHLCASTSVSNKTQVVSSAGNQSHDDGRCDPGWFSSPKGKKCFKYYATSLQWNESETYCNGFGGNLAAITSSEELNFVQKLCGNDSNGCWVGGRSVNTTAGLGWKWSDNASSWNESIAPKTTLDSSCKNFSCYGFKSVDLCTSITNGAIIAERCNLTHASICTLDAGSKCRHMRCHREYLIILAVVSGLILCTTLAIVIWLLVFRRSKRRKRSLRASLALVPPSWKIFSRDEVKSMTKNFSEANRLLGDAKTGGTYSGLLPDGSRVAVKRLKRCGIQRKKEFYSEIGRVARLHHSNLVSIKGCCYHHGDRYILYEFIINGPLDRWLHHIPRGGRSLDWSMRMKVATTLAQGIAFLHDKMKPQVVHRDIRASNVLLDEEFGAHLMGVGLSKFVPWEIMHERRVMAGGTHGYLAPEFVYRNELTTKSDVYSFGVLLLEIISGRRPAQAVDSVGWQSIFEWATPLVQAHRYVELLDPLISSSSSSQIPEVGVIQKVVDLVYSCTQHVPSMRPRMSHVVHQLQQLAQPPIVK from the exons ATGATGGCTGTTAAACTTCTGTTCCCTTTGTTTCTACTTTCTTGTTTTCTGCTTCACCTCTGTGCTTCTACTTCT gTTTCTAATAAGACACAAGTAGTTTCATCTGCTGGGAATCAAAGTCATGATGATG GAAGATGTGATCCTGGTTGGTTTAGCAGCCCAAAAGGGAAAAAGTGCTTCAAATATTATGCGACCTCTTTGCAATGGAATGAATCAGAGACTTACTGCAATGGTTTTGGAGGAAACCTGGCTGCCATAACATCTTCAGAAGAACTGAACTTTGTCCAGAAGCTCTGTGGCAATGATAGTAACGGATGCTGGGTTGGCGGAAGGAGCGTCAATACCACAGCTGGGTTGGGTTGGAAATGGTCTGATAATGCTTCTAGCTGGAATGAGAGTATTGCTCCTAAGACAACTTTGGACTCAAGTTGCAAAAATTTCTCATGCTATGGCTTTAAGTCGGTGGATTTGTGTACATCGATAACCAATGGTGCTATTATAGCTGAGAGATGCAATCTAACTCATGCTTCTATATGCACACTTGATGCTG ggaGCAAGTGTCGCCATATGCGGTGCCACAGGGAGTATCTCATTATTCTTGCAGTTGTGAGTGGGTTGATCCTTTGCACTACTTTGGCTATTGTGATATGGCTTCTTGTATTTAGGCGAAGTAAAAGACGCAAAAGATCATTGCGTGCTTCATTAGCATTAGTTCCCCCGTCTTGGAAAATTTTCAGTCGTGATGAAGTAAAGTCCATGACAAAGAATTTCAGTGAAGCAAATCGTCTCCTTGGGGACGCCAAAACAGGTGGTACCTATAGTGGGCTTTTACCTGATGGTTCAAGGGTGGCTGTGAAAAGATTGAAGAGGTGCGGTATTCAGAGGAAGAAAGAGTTCTACTCTGAGATTGGAAGGGTTGCAAGACTTCATCATTCAAATCTTGTATCTATCAAAGGATGTTGCTATCATCATGGTGACCGCTATATTCTGTACGAGTTCATCATCAATGGACCCCTGGATAGGTGGCTACACCATATTCCTAGAGGAGGTAGGAGTTTGGACTGGAGCATGAGAATGAAGGTCGCCACCACCCTTGCTCAAGGGATTGC GTTTCTTCATGACAAAATGAAGCCACAAGTTGTGCATAGGGATATCCGTGCAAGCAATGTCCTTCTTGATGAAGAATTTGGCGCCCATTTAATGGGAGTTGGTCTGTCTAAGTTTGTACCGTGGGAAATTATGCATGAGAGGAGAGTCATGGCAGGTGGTACTCATGGGTATCTTGCTCCGGAGTTTGTTTACAGAAATGAGCTTACTACAAAGAGTGACGTCTACAGCTTTGGAGTCCTCTTGCTTGAAATAATTAGTGGACGAAGACCAGCACAGGCAGTAGATTCTGTTGGATGGCAAAGTATATTTGAATGGGCCACGCCTCTGGTGCAAGCTCATCGATATGTTGAACTCTTGGATCCTCTcatatcatcttcttcctcttctcaGATTCCTGAAGTTGGAGTCATCCAAAAAGTTGTTGATCTTGTTTATTCTTGTACACAACATGTACCATCAATGCGTCCGAGGATGTCACACGTCGTCCATCAGCTACAACAATTAGCTCAGCCTCCTATTGTAAAGTAA
- the LOC107011711 gene encoding C-type lectin receptor-like tyrosine-protein kinase At1g52310 isoform X1, with the protein MMAVKLLFPLFLLSCFLLHLCASTSVSNKTQVVSSAGNQSHDDAGRCDPGWFSSPKGKKCFKYYATSLQWNESETYCNGFGGNLAAITSSEELNFVQKLCGNDSNGCWVGGRSVNTTAGLGWKWSDNASSWNESIAPKTTLDSSCKNFSCYGFKSVDLCTSITNGAIIAERCNLTHASICTLDAGSKCRHMRCHREYLIILAVVSGLILCTTLAIVIWLLVFRRSKRRKRSLRASLALVPPSWKIFSRDEVKSMTKNFSEANRLLGDAKTGGTYSGLLPDGSRVAVKRLKRCGIQRKKEFYSEIGRVARLHHSNLVSIKGCCYHHGDRYILYEFIINGPLDRWLHHIPRGGRSLDWSMRMKVATTLAQGIAFLHDKMKPQVVHRDIRASNVLLDEEFGAHLMGVGLSKFVPWEIMHERRVMAGGTHGYLAPEFVYRNELTTKSDVYSFGVLLLEIISGRRPAQAVDSVGWQSIFEWATPLVQAHRYVELLDPLISSSSSSQIPEVGVIQKVVDLVYSCTQHVPSMRPRMSHVVHQLQQLAQPPIVK; encoded by the exons ATGATGGCTGTTAAACTTCTGTTCCCTTTGTTTCTACTTTCTTGTTTTCTGCTTCACCTCTGTGCTTCTACTTCT gTTTCTAATAAGACACAAGTAGTTTCATCTGCTGGGAATCAAAGTCATGATGATG CAGGAAGATGTGATCCTGGTTGGTTTAGCAGCCCAAAAGGGAAAAAGTGCTTCAAATATTATGCGACCTCTTTGCAATGGAATGAATCAGAGACTTACTGCAATGGTTTTGGAGGAAACCTGGCTGCCATAACATCTTCAGAAGAACTGAACTTTGTCCAGAAGCTCTGTGGCAATGATAGTAACGGATGCTGGGTTGGCGGAAGGAGCGTCAATACCACAGCTGGGTTGGGTTGGAAATGGTCTGATAATGCTTCTAGCTGGAATGAGAGTATTGCTCCTAAGACAACTTTGGACTCAAGTTGCAAAAATTTCTCATGCTATGGCTTTAAGTCGGTGGATTTGTGTACATCGATAACCAATGGTGCTATTATAGCTGAGAGATGCAATCTAACTCATGCTTCTATATGCACACTTGATGCTG ggaGCAAGTGTCGCCATATGCGGTGCCACAGGGAGTATCTCATTATTCTTGCAGTTGTGAGTGGGTTGATCCTTTGCACTACTTTGGCTATTGTGATATGGCTTCTTGTATTTAGGCGAAGTAAAAGACGCAAAAGATCATTGCGTGCTTCATTAGCATTAGTTCCCCCGTCTTGGAAAATTTTCAGTCGTGATGAAGTAAAGTCCATGACAAAGAATTTCAGTGAAGCAAATCGTCTCCTTGGGGACGCCAAAACAGGTGGTACCTATAGTGGGCTTTTACCTGATGGTTCAAGGGTGGCTGTGAAAAGATTGAAGAGGTGCGGTATTCAGAGGAAGAAAGAGTTCTACTCTGAGATTGGAAGGGTTGCAAGACTTCATCATTCAAATCTTGTATCTATCAAAGGATGTTGCTATCATCATGGTGACCGCTATATTCTGTACGAGTTCATCATCAATGGACCCCTGGATAGGTGGCTACACCATATTCCTAGAGGAGGTAGGAGTTTGGACTGGAGCATGAGAATGAAGGTCGCCACCACCCTTGCTCAAGGGATTGC GTTTCTTCATGACAAAATGAAGCCACAAGTTGTGCATAGGGATATCCGTGCAAGCAATGTCCTTCTTGATGAAGAATTTGGCGCCCATTTAATGGGAGTTGGTCTGTCTAAGTTTGTACCGTGGGAAATTATGCATGAGAGGAGAGTCATGGCAGGTGGTACTCATGGGTATCTTGCTCCGGAGTTTGTTTACAGAAATGAGCTTACTACAAAGAGTGACGTCTACAGCTTTGGAGTCCTCTTGCTTGAAATAATTAGTGGACGAAGACCAGCACAGGCAGTAGATTCTGTTGGATGGCAAAGTATATTTGAATGGGCCACGCCTCTGGTGCAAGCTCATCGATATGTTGAACTCTTGGATCCTCTcatatcatcttcttcctcttctcaGATTCCTGAAGTTGGAGTCATCCAAAAAGTTGTTGATCTTGTTTATTCTTGTACACAACATGTACCATCAATGCGTCCGAGGATGTCACACGTCGTCCATCAGCTACAACAATTAGCTCAGCCTCCTATTGTAAAGTAA
- the LOC107011660 gene encoding allantoate deiminase 2, with amino-acid sequence MAAPPPSITFSFPVPHAIMMKSLSILSFILLLSPLFAMANTSFGAENTEGKKYDLFPEILKEEAVGRLNELGKVSDANGYLERTFQSPASVRAGNLLRAWMEDAGLKTWVDQMGNVHGRAEGINPSEKALLIGSHLDTVIDAGYFDGSLGIICAISALKALNSSGRLGKLRRPVEVIAFSDEEGVRFQSTFLGSAAIAGILPVSALQVHDKNGVTVQGALRASSIETTEENLLQLKYEPESVWGYVEVHIEQGPVLENVGLPLGSVKGIAGQTRLKVTVKGTQGHAGTVPMNMRQDPMVAAAELIVFLESLCKQPDYYMSYDGQCTSSTVESLAGSLVCTVGEISTWPSASNVIPGQVTFTVDVRAMDDSGREAIIYEFSNRLYHMCDRRSVFCNVERKHDANAVVCDPGLSRQLKSASYTALRRITDEDPGDVPVLMSGAGHDAMAMSHLTKVGMLFVRCRGGISHSPAEHVLDDDVWAAGMAVLAFLETLL; translated from the exons ATGGCGGCGCCTCCTCCTTCTATTACATTCTCATTTCCAGTTCCCCATGCAATCATGATGAAATCTCTGTCAATCTTATccttcattcttcttctttcacCTTTGTTCGCCATGGCGAACACATCATTTG GTGCTGAAAATACAGAAGGCAAAAAGTATGATCTTTTCCCTGAAATCCTCAAGGAGGAAGCTGTAGGAAGACTTAATGAGCTTGGAAAG GTAAGTGATGCAAATGGCTACCTAGAGAGGACCTTCCAGAGCCCTGCATCGGTCAGAGCAGGAAATCTTCTTCGTGCATGGATGGAAGATGCAGGCTTGAAAAC GTGGGTGGACCAAATGGGCAATGTCCATGGTCGGGCTGAAGGAATTAATCCAAGTGAAAAGGCTTTGTTAATTGGCTCTCATTTG GATACAGTTATTGATGCTGGATACTTTGATGGTTCATTGGGCATAATTTGTGCAATATCTGCATTAAAGGCATTGAATTCCTCTGGAAGGTTGGGTAAACTCCGGCGGCCAGTTGAG GTAATCGCATTTAGTGATGAGGAGGGAGTAAGGTTTCAGTCAACCTTCTTGGGTAGTGCAGCTATTGCTGGCATATTACCAGTTTCAGCGTTGCAAGTACATGATAAGAA TGGTGTGACAGTGCAAGGTGCTCTGAGAGCAAGTTCTATAGAGACTACAGAAGAAAACCTTTTGCAGCTCAAATATGAACCAGAATCTGTTTGGGGCTATGTTGAG GTTCACATTGAACAGGGACCTGTACTGGAGAATGTCGGTCTCCCTCTTGGTTCAGTAAAAGGCATTGCAGGGCAGACAAGATTGAAG GTGACAGTGAAAGGCACACAAGGACATGCAGGGACTGTACCCATGAATATGCGACAGGATCCTATGGTTGCAGCTGCTGAACTAATTGTATTTCTGGAAAGTCTTTGTAAACAACCTGACTATTATATGTCATATGATGGTCAATGCACATCTTCAACAGTGGAATCTCTTGCAGGATCTCTGGTCTGTACTGTTGGAGAGATATCAACTTGGCCAAGTGCAAGTAATGTCATTCCAGGCCAG GTCACATTCACTGTAGATGTACGTGCGATGGATGACTCAGGACGAGAAGCTATAATTTATGAATTCTCTAATAGACTCTACCATATGTGTGATAGGCGTTCTGTCTTCTGTAACGTTGAGAGAAAG CATGATGCAAATGCTGTGGTTTGTGATCCTGGCCTGAGTAGACAGCTAAAATCTGCATCTTATACTGCTTTGAGAAGAATAACTGATGAGGATCCAGGTGATGTTCCTGTACTGATGAGTGGAGCAGGACATGATGCAATGGCCATGTCTCATCTAACCAAG GTGGGAATGCTATTTGTGCGTTGTCGTGGAGGCATCAGCCATTCTCCAGCAGAACATGTATTGGATGATGATGTTTGGGCAGCTGGAATGGCTGTCCTTGCATTTTTGGAGACACTCTTgtaa